The nucleotide window TGTCAGCAATGGGGTCGAGATAGGCCCCGAGCTCGGTCTTCGACTTCATTGCCCGCGCGATGAACCCATCGAGAAGATCGCTGATACCCTGTATGAGAAAGAGATAGAGGGCAAGGCGCATCCTTCCCTGGTAGACCGCATATATAAAATAAAAGGTGACAAAAAAACGGAATATGGAGAGGATATTGGGGAGGTTCATGGAACGCGTGTTGTTAACCCTCATCATCCTGGTAGTAGCCGTTCCTGAACGTGGCATACTTGTCGATGAAGCTCAGCTTTACGGTATCAGTGGGACCGTTCCGCTGTTTTCCAATGATCACCTCGGCAACCCCCTTATTGTCGTCCCTATCCTTATTATAGACTTCATCGCGGTAGATGAAGAGGATGACATCGGCATCCTGCTCGATGGCCCCCGATTCCCTTAAGTCGGCAAGACGGGGCCGCTTGTTCTCTTTCTCGCGTGTCTCCGGTGCCCTGTTGAGCTGCGAAATGGCGATAATGGGGATATTGATCTCTTTCGCCAGCGCCTTGAGGGACCGGGATATCTCAGATATCTCCTGCTCTCGGCGGTCCCCGCCCGAGCGTCCCCGCATAAGCTGAAGATAATCAACCACGAGAAGGCCCACGTCGTGCTCCTTCTTGAGGCGCCTGGCCCGTGCTCTCAGTTCCAGAACGGAAAGGGCCGGCGAGTCATCAATGAACATATGGGCTTCACTGAGCTTTCCGGCGGCCCTGACAAGCTTCGGCCATTCATCGCGCGAAAATGTCCCTGTACGGAGTTTTGAATGCTCTATGTCGGATTCCGAGCTCAGAAGTCTCGTGACGAGCTGCTCCTTCGACATTTCCATGGAAAAGATGCCCACGGGCACCGGGTTCTCGTTCAGCATGGAGACATACTGGGCGATGTTCATGGAAAAGGAGGTCTTTCCCATGCTTGGCCTTCCCGCGACAATGATGAGGTCCGATGGCTGCAGGCCGCTTGTCAGCTTGTCGAGGTCGATAAAACCCGTTGGGACCCCCGTGACGGTCTGCTTCTTCTCATAGAGCCGCTCGATGGTCTTTATATTGTCCATCACGAAATCTTTGACAGGCAAATAGGTGGGCTTGAGCTTGTTCTCCGCGACCTGGAATATGAGCTTCTCGGCGTCGTCGATATATGTATCGATGTCGGTCTCGGCATTGAAACCTTTCTCGATGATCTCTGTGGCTACGTTGATGATCGCCCTGACGAGGGACTTTTCCTTTATGATCTTCGCGTAATAGGCGACATTGGCCGCGGAAGGCATGACGTCCACAAGGGTGTTCAGGTATGTGACACCGCCTATGGCTTCCAGCATACCCCTGTCCTTTGCAAGGCTGCTCACCGTGATAAGATCGATGGCGTCGTTCTTCTCGTAAAGATGGAGCATGAGACCAAAGATCTTCCCGTGGGCGTCGCGATAGAAATCGGGCGCGCCGACGACGTCGACCACCTTGTTCATGGATTCCGGATCGATGAGAAGGCCGCCGAGCAACGACTGCTCGACCTCGATGTTCTGAGGAGGAACCCTCATTCTTGCAGGGTCCTTCACGTCCTTGAGGTTTTTTAAGACCCGGGCCATCTAAGCCTCTTCTTTTTCCACCTCGATCTTCACTTCGGCGTTTACATCCTGCTGAAGGTGGATCACAACTACATGCGAACCGGTCATTTTGATAGCCTCTTCAAGGCGGACCAGTTTCCTGTCGATCTCAACGCCCGTGAGGCTCTTGATCGCCTCGACTATGTCCTTGTGGGTAACGGAACCGAAAAGCCTTCCGTCGTCACCGGCCTTCTTCTTTATCGTAAGACTCATTTCCTCGAGTTTTGCCTTCAGTTCTCCGGCGGTCTGCATCTCCCGCGCCTTCTTGTTCGAGACACTGCGGACAATGCTCTCGAAGCGCGCTACGTTGCCTTCCGACGCAGGTACAGCCAGTCCCCGGGGAACGAGAAAGTTCCGCCCGTAACCGTCCTTGACGGTAACGGTCTCGCCTTTCTTCCCCGTACCCTGGACATCTTCAATAAGTATGAGTTTCATCGATTGCCTCCGCTATCTCAGTAATGTCGTAAAGGGCAAAAAGGCGATGTGCCGGGCCATCTTGATGGCTTCCTTCAGTTTGCGCTGATGGTTGGCACAGGTCCCCGTCATTCTCCGGGGCATAATCTTTCCGCGCTCCGTGATGAATGACTTGAGAAGTCTGGGATCCTTATAGTCAATGGCTATGTTGGAATCCTGGCAGAACTTGCATACCCTTCTTCTCACATAGACCCTTTTCTTCGGTGAATCCGACCGTGTTGTCCTCATTGGTCTGGGCATCTATTCCTCCATCCAGAAAATTTTATGTGCTTTCAGCTTTACCATGTCCCGCGACCGCAGTTTCTTCCGTATCAGCATCCCGGACACCATCACACTGCGGCCTGCCGCTGCGTCGGGATAAGGCATCGAGGGATCCCCCGGGCATTCCACGTCAATCAGGAAATCACCCTCACCCACACGCAGCGGGAAAAGCATGAACTTGTCCCCTTTCGGGGTATAGACTATCTGGGGCATGGCCTCGACCTTCCCCGTCATAAAGACCCTGTTCATCAAGACTCGCCTTCAAGCTCGTCAAAAATAACGGAATCGGGCGGTTTCTTCGGTCCTTCGTTCTTGTCGTCGACAACAACGAACATGTGCCTGAGCACGGGATCCAGCGTCCTGTAGAACTTGGCCATCGTCGCGACGCTGCCTTCATTCATATCCAGCAGGAAAAAGAAGTAATGGCCCTTGTCTTTCTTCTTTATAGGGTAGGCAAGCCTTCTCACCGCCCAGTCATCAAGTCTGACAATCGCCGCGCCTACCTTCTCGAGGTTCCCGTGGATCCTCTTCATGAGCTCGTCTTCCTCTTCTTTCGCGAGGTCAGGGCTGAGCACAACGATATTCTCATATCTTCCCACGTTTACATCTCCTTTCTATTATGTCTTCTGATACTGAACCACAGTCCCCTTGTCGATCTTAACACGCACTTTCTCGGCGATCTCAATGGTCACACTGTCGTCAGAAATACCTGTTATTGTACCATATAAACCACCTGATGTGACAACTTTATCTCCCTTCTTCAGGTTCTCCAGAAATTCCTTGTGCTGTTTTGCCCTTTTCTGCTGAGGACGGATGAGAATAAAGTAGAAAATACCGAAAACGGCCGCGATAAAGATGAGCGACATATACGAACTGCCCCCCTGTCCGGCCCCGCCGGCAGGATTACTACCCATTGCATACGCTACACCTATCATCAGATTCACCTCCTTCGTAACGTCTTTTGAAATCATTATAGAAACGGTCAAATGTACCGGTACTGACAGCAGTGCGGATCTTTTTCATAAGCTCCATGTAAAAATACACGTTGTGTATGGTATTCAGGTAAAAGCTCGTAAGTTCATGGGAAACCAGAAGGTGCCTGAGATAGGCCCTTGAAAAGGTCCTGCAGGTATAACACGAACAGCCGTCCTGGATAGGGCCTTCGTCTTCGGTGAAGCGGGCGTTCTTGATGTTTATCCTCCCGTCCCAGGTGAAGAGGCCGCCGTTGCGGGCGAAACGCGTGGGGATGATGCAGTCGAACATGTCGATGCCCCTTCTCACGCCTTCCAGGAGGTCTTCCGGCAGGCCTATGCCCATCATGTAGCGCGGCTTGCCGGCAGGCATGAGACCGGCTACGGTGTCCACCATGTCCCACATGAGGCTCTTCGGTTCGCCGACGCTCAGGCCCCCGATGGCGAAACCGTCAAAATCGAGGGAAAGGATGTCCTCGGCGGAACGCAGCCTGAGTTCAGGATAAAAGCCGCCCTGGATGATCCCGAAAAGCTTCTGGGGACCGCCCGAACGTGCGGCGAGACACCTCTTTGCCCAGCGCGTCGTCAATTCAACGGATTCACGGGTATATTCGAGGGTGGACGGGTAGGAAACGCACTCGTCGAGGCACATGGCGATATCGGCGCCGATATTCTCCTGGACCTTAACGATCTTTTCAGGTGTCAGGAAATGGCGCGACCCGTCGATATGTGACTGGAAGAGGACACCGTCATCCTTGATCTCCCTTAAGACACCGAGGCTGAATATCTGGTACCCCCCGCTGTCGGTAAGTATGGCGCCATCCCATCCCGAAAAATCATGGAGGCCGCCCATCCTTCTGATGAGTTCGTCCCCGGGACGCAGGTAGAGGTGATAGGCGTTGGAAAGGATCATCGTGACGCCCAGTTCCTTGAGCTGTCTGTGGGTCATGGCCTTGACGACACCCTGGGTTCCCACGGGCATGAAAACAGGGGTCTCTATGGTCCCGTGACCTGTAATGAGCCTTCCCGAGCGTGCCGCCCCGTCTATATGGTCTATCTCTATCGTCTTCATGATATGAACATCGCGTCCCCGTAGCTGTAAAACCGGTATCCCCCGTCTATCGCCTCGGCATAGGCCTTCTTGAGAGCCTCGGCGCCCATGAAGGCGGCGACCAGCACGAGAGGCGTCGACCGGGGAAGGTGAAAATTGGTGATGAGCGCATCGACACAGTGAAAACGGTAGCCGGGGTAGATGAAAAGCCCCGTTTCGCCTGCCAGCACTCCATTGCCGTCATTTCCGAACACCGTCTCGAGGGTCCTCACGGAACTCGTGCCGCAGGCGACCACGCGGCGTCCTGCCTGCCGGGCGGCCCTTATGCGCACCTTCGACGTCTCGTCGAGATCGTAACGCTCTGCGTGCATGCGGTGATCTTCCAGCAGCCCCGGACGGATCAGTGAAAAGGTCCCGATGCCTATATGAAGGGTGATCTTCACGATCTCCACGCCGCGCATTGCGATGCGCTCGAGCAGTTCCGCGGAGAAGTGAAAACCCGCCGTCGGTGCCGCTATGGAACCGGTCTTCCGGGCGTAAACAGTCTGATAACGGTCAAAATCGGAAGCGCCATCTTCGCCGTTGCGCTTGATATAGGGCGGCAGAGGCATCCTGCCGACGCTCCCTATGACCTCGTCGCCTTCCTCGCGGGATGCAAAGGATATGGTCCAGGAGCCATTACTGCGTGCCAGCAGGGCATCGTGGCCCCCCACGGCGACAGGAAGCGCGTCCGTGGTCTTGCTTATCCCCCGGGCAAGACATTCCCAGGTGCCGTCGCCGATGGACCTGACGAGGAGGATATCAAGGTGACCGCCCGTCTTTTTCCGCGCCCTCAACCGGGCCGGGAACACCTTGCTGTCATTGATGACAAGGACGTCGCCTTCCCGCAGATACCCGGCAATATCGGAGAACCGGCGGTGTTCCATCGTCCCCTTTGCCCTGTCGCAGGCGAGAAGACGGGACGCCTCCCGCTCTCCCGACGGATGCTGGGCGATCATTTCCCTGGGCAGATCATAATCAAATTCTTCGACTCTCATAATGCCGTCAATACCTTAAGATTGTAATACAGGTCGTGTCAGGCCTTTCGTTGCCGCCACCCGGGCTGGTCAATGTACAAATATCCCTTAAGCCGCCCGGCCCTTTTCAAATAAGGTAATTTTATAACAGATTATCCCCATATTCGCAAATCAATTGATAAGTTACACGTGCCCTTCCCGCGCTGGACAGAACCGGAGAGATTCTGCTTGTATAAAGGCATCCTTATATTTTAAAATTCTTCCGGACACGATGGGGATCATAACGATATCAAGAACTCACGGCTCCGGCGGGACAACGTTAGCGCGGGAACTCGCAAAACATCTCGGCTATTCTTATATCGACAGGACCTTCATAAACAACGAATGTACTGAAAGCGACAGGCACGTCCGCTCTTTCGGCATCAACGACGAGACGGCGCCGGGGCTTCACGGCGCAGCGCAGAAGTTCATGACGGACGCACATTTCTACAAGGTTTCCTTCATGGCCGGCATCCTGGACCACTCCCTGCAGGACAACGCCGTGCTGGCGGGCATGGGCGCGGGCATCATTCTTGCGGGCATCGGGAACACGATAAATCTTCGTGTCGTTCGCCTCATGGAGGAGCGGGTCAGGGCCATCGCCCAGGTGAAGGGCATCCCCTATGACGATGCCTTCGATCTTGTCGAAAAGATGGACGAAGGCAAGGGAGAGTTCGTCGCCCGTTACTTTGGCGCCGACGCCGGGGATCCCTGCATCTACCATGCGGTGGTCAACTCGAGCCATATCTCCCTGGAAGAGGCCGTCGTGATACTGGCGACCTATGCGTCAAGGATCTTCACTCCCACCCACACGAAAGAGACGGAGACGGTCCTCAAGAACCGCCTTCTCGAAAAACGCGCCGAGATCCTGCTCTTCCATCTGGGCATGGGGCACTGCTTCGGCAGGGTGGCATTCCAGGCGGACGCCGACGGTTCACTTTCTGTTACAGGGGTTGTCCGGAATGAAGCCGAGAAAGACCGTCTCTTGCAGGCACTGAACAACAACGCGGAGATCAGGGAAATAAACGACGCTCTGGAAACAGGTGTTTTCGAACCCGTCGTCTGACCGGGGTGATCACGACGGCAATTCTCATTTATCGCGAAGCTTTTTCCCCATGGCAAAAACATTCCCCAGCTTTTCGCCAAACCCGTAATAATTGCGTATCTCGGGCACCATTACGACGGGCCTTATCCTGGCGACGTCCGGCAAGGCCCTGTCGTCCAGCATGTCTTCATCCATTTTCACGTCCATGATCTCGCCTATGAACTGCGTATGGAGCCCCAGCTCGACCACCTCGCGGAGACTGCATTCCAGAAAAAAGGGGAATTCCTTTATGTAGGGGGCGTCGACTATCTCGCTTCTTGCCGCCGTGAGACCCGTGGCGGCAAACTTGTCCACGTTCCTGCCTGAAACTATACCGAAATAATCGGCCTCGACGAGATATCTTTCGGGAGTCACATGAACGGTGAAAGCCCGGCGGTCAAGGATGCTCTGATAGCTGTAGGTCGCCTTCCTCAATGCAATATCCACGCAGGGCGGATTGGAACAGCAGGTACCCCCCCATGCCACCGTCGCGACATTGGGGTGGCCTTCCTTATCATATGTGCCGATAACGAGAACCGGCGCCGGCAAAAGCACGGTCCGCGCACCGAGGGATCTTTTCATTCTCCAGCCTCCTCGAGGGCCCGAAAAAACATGGGCCTCCTCTCAACGGATTTTAGTATACCCCATCATTGACAGCCTTGAAATACTTTTATACAATGGATGGCATCCAAAAAAGGAAGGTGGCATGCCCTACAGAAGAACGTCCCAATGGATCGTGGTTGTCGTATCGACATTGATCACCCTCTTCTGTATCTATATCCTCCTTATAAGCACGCGAAGCGGGGATACGAAGAGCGTTTGGGTCTTCGCCGCCTTCGGCTTTCTCTTCGCCATACCTCTTTTCGCCACGGTCTTTCACTTTTTCGCCGACAGGAACGCGACTCTCGCGAGGATACACAAGGAACACATCTCTCTCGGACAAGAGCACAAGACGACCTTCATACCCCACTGGTTCGTCATGACGGGGGTGGTCCTCATCGGGCTCATCATCCTCTACACGATAATCAAATGGCTATTCATCTATTTCGCGCGATGACGGACGTTCCTCTTTCCAGGATCGATCTCAAGGACAGGCGGTTCTCTCTGTCATACCCCCGGGAACATGAGAACCTCCGGTGGTCCATCGCCGCCGTCGGGATCGTTCAGCCCGTCGTTCTCCTCGATCGGACGCCCCATATGGTTGTAGCGGGATGGCGTCGCCTGGAATGCGCGCGGGAGCTTCGCCTCAAGGCGGTTCCGGCCCTCATCGTGGAGCTCGATGAAAAGACCGCCCTGCTCCGGGCCATCCATGACAACCTGACAAGGGGCTTCAATATCATTGAAAAGGCGGCCATCCTCGATGCGATGGACCGTTTCGGGTTTTCCCGGGATGAGATCTTCGGGCTCATGGAGCACCTGGGCCTCAATCCGCACGAAAAGGTGCTCTCCACTCTTCTGGCCATTGCCTCCCTCGATGCGCCCTTCAAGGACTTCATTTTCACGAGGGGCCTCTCCTTGAGGAATGTCGATTCTCTCCTCAGGTTCGAGGAAAAAGAAAGGAAAAGGATCCTTAGATCACTGAAGGGTCTCCATCTGACGGAAAGCACGCTCCGGGAGATCCTCGAGATGCTGCAGCTCATAAAGATCCGCAAAGGCGCCCTGACGGGCAGGGATATCCCCCTGCTTCAGAGCGCCGACGCCATGAGGACCAACCTCAAGCGCAAAA belongs to Syntrophorhabdaceae bacterium and includes:
- the dnaB gene encoding replicative DNA helicase — encoded protein: MARVLKNLKDVKDPARMRVPPQNIEVEQSLLGGLLIDPESMNKVVDVVGAPDFYRDAHGKIFGLMLHLYEKNDAIDLITVSSLAKDRGMLEAIGGVTYLNTLVDVMPSAANVAYYAKIIKEKSLVRAIINVATEIIEKGFNAETDIDTYIDDAEKLIFQVAENKLKPTYLPVKDFVMDNIKTIERLYEKKQTVTGVPTGFIDLDKLTSGLQPSDLIIVAGRPSMGKTSFSMNIAQYVSMLNENPVPVGIFSMEMSKEQLVTRLLSSESDIEHSKLRTGTFSRDEWPKLVRAAGKLSEAHMFIDDSPALSVLELRARARRLKKEHDVGLLVVDYLQLMRGRSGGDRREQEISEISRSLKALAKEINIPIIAISQLNRAPETREKENKRPRLADLRESGAIEQDADVILFIYRDEVYNKDRDDNKGVAEVIIGKQRNGPTDTVKLSFIDKYATFRNGYYQDDEG
- the rplI gene encoding 50S ribosomal protein L9 is translated as MKLILIEDVQGTGKKGETVTVKDGYGRNFLVPRGLAVPASEGNVARFESIVRSVSNKKAREMQTAGELKAKLEEMSLTIKKKAGDDGRLFGSVTHKDIVEAIKSLTGVEIDRKLVRLEEAIKMTGSHVVVIHLQQDVNAEVKIEVEKEEA
- the rpsR gene encoding 30S ribosomal protein S18, with product MRTTRSDSPKKRVYVRRRVCKFCQDSNIAIDYKDPRLLKSFITERGKIMPRRMTGTCANHQRKLKEAIKMARHIAFLPFTTLLR
- the rpsF gene encoding 30S ribosomal protein S6 — encoded protein: MGRYENIVVLSPDLAKEEEDELMKRIHGNLEKVGAAIVRLDDWAVRRLAYPIKKKDKGHYFFFLLDMNEGSVATMAKFYRTLDPVLRHMFVVVDDKNEGPKKPPDSVIFDELEGES
- the yajC gene encoding preprotein translocase subunit YajC, with the translated sequence MIGVAYAMGSNPAGGAGQGGSSYMSLIFIAAVFGIFYFILIRPQQKRAKQHKEFLENLKKGDKVVTSGGLYGTITGISDDSVTIEIAEKVRVKIDKGTVVQYQKT
- the tgt gene encoding tRNA guanosine(34) transglycosylase Tgt, which encodes MKTIEIDHIDGAARSGRLITGHGTIETPVFMPVGTQGVVKAMTHRQLKELGVTMILSNAYHLYLRPGDELIRRMGGLHDFSGWDGAILTDSGGYQIFSLGVLREIKDDGVLFQSHIDGSRHFLTPEKIVKVQENIGADIAMCLDECVSYPSTLEYTRESVELTTRWAKRCLAARSGGPQKLFGIIQGGFYPELRLRSAEDILSLDFDGFAIGGLSVGEPKSLMWDMVDTVAGLMPAGKPRYMMGIGLPEDLLEGVRRGIDMFDCIIPTRFARNGGLFTWDGRINIKNARFTEDEGPIQDGCSCYTCRTFSRAYLRHLLVSHELTSFYLNTIHNVYFYMELMKKIRTAVSTGTFDRFYNDFKRRYEGGESDDRCSVCNG
- the queA gene encoding tRNA preQ1(34) S-adenosylmethionine ribosyltransferase-isomerase QueA produces the protein MRVEEFDYDLPREMIAQHPSGEREASRLLACDRAKGTMEHRRFSDIAGYLREGDVLVINDSKVFPARLRARKKTGGHLDILLVRSIGDGTWECLARGISKTTDALPVAVGGHDALLARSNGSWTISFASREEGDEVIGSVGRMPLPPYIKRNGEDGASDFDRYQTVYARKTGSIAAPTAGFHFSAELLERIAMRGVEIVKITLHIGIGTFSLIRPGLLEDHRMHAERYDLDETSKVRIRAARQAGRRVVACGTSSVRTLETVFGNDGNGVLAGETGLFIYPGYRFHCVDALITNFHLPRSTPLVLVAAFMGAEALKKAYAEAIDGGYRFYSYGDAMFIS
- a CDS encoding cytidylate kinase-like family protein yields the protein MGIITISRTHGSGGTTLARELAKHLGYSYIDRTFINNECTESDRHVRSFGINDETAPGLHGAAQKFMTDAHFYKVSFMAGILDHSLQDNAVLAGMGAGIILAGIGNTINLRVVRLMEERVRAIAQVKGIPYDDAFDLVEKMDEGKGEFVARYFGADAGDPCIYHAVVNSSHISLEEAVVILATYASRIFTPTHTKETETVLKNRLLEKRAEILLFHLGMGHCFGRVAFQADADGSLSVTGVVRNEAEKDRLLQALNNNAEIREINDALETGVFEPVV
- a CDS encoding flavin reductase family protein, which produces MKRSLGARTVLLPAPVLVIGTYDKEGHPNVATVAWGGTCCSNPPCVDIALRKATYSYQSILDRRAFTVHVTPERYLVEADYFGIVSGRNVDKFAATGLTAARSEIVDAPYIKEFPFFLECSLREVVELGLHTQFIGEIMDVKMDEDMLDDRALPDVARIRPVVMVPEIRNYYGFGEKLGNVFAMGKKLRDK
- a CDS encoding ParB N-terminal domain-containing protein is translated as MAIHLFRAMTDVPLSRIDLKDRRFSLSYPREHENLRWSIAAVGIVQPVVLLDRTPHMVVAGWRRLECARELRLKAVPALIVELDEKTALLRAIHDNLTRGFNIIEKAAILDAMDRFGFSRDEIFGLMEHLGLNPHEKVLSTLLAIASLDAPFKDFIFTRGLSLRNVDSLLRFEEKERKRILRSLKGLHLTESTLREILEMLQLIKIRKGALTGRDIPLLQSADAMRTNLKRKTHPILSSLTKKLKAIRDAMALPPGTDIRVDPFFEKEYIDIILKIGSEGDVETALGRISDLAAAGHIRRILELTKGRIR